In one Zobellia galactanivorans genomic region, the following are encoded:
- a CDS encoding amidohydrolase, with product MKNGLPLKVLPPYLFFLALLSLISCQEAAPKADLILTNANIWTGSESQPSAQAIAVLADTILAIGSNSELEKYKGHTTEIINVGNRFITPGFIDSHVHLLMGGNSLLNVELRDAQTPEEFTRRIADFAETIDPGTWIMEGNWDHTLWGGELPKKEWIDPYTQNNPVAVYRLDGHMVFANSAALDFAGIDKDTPDVPNGEIVRDDKGIPTGILKSNAMGLLLDKIPPLTKTQKKKALKEASHYFLSHGVTSVHDVDSLGTAEVAQELLDSGELSLRIYSAKPLNRWKEAQRKISSDELWLKTGIVKGFIDGSLGSHTASFMEPYTDKPADNGLFINSEANLYQWISEADKAGLHIQVHAIGDNAIHTLLEIYERIVKENGKKERRLRIEHAQHISKQDLHRFGELDIIASVQPYHAIDDGIWAETLIGPERVKTTYAFQSLLDAKTILAFGSDWPVAPGNPLTGIYAAVTRNTLDGKNPNGWVPEQKISTEEALRAYTKNGAYASFDETVKGTLEPGKLADFVILSEDIQKIDPKKIREVKVMATYLGGKLVYENDQKEN from the coding sequence ATGAAGAACGGCCTGCCCTTAAAAGTACTGCCTCCTTACCTTTTTTTCTTGGCCCTGCTTTCCTTGATCTCTTGTCAGGAAGCCGCCCCAAAAGCAGACCTGATACTCACCAATGCCAACATTTGGACGGGCAGCGAGTCCCAACCCAGTGCGCAGGCCATTGCCGTATTGGCCGATACCATTTTGGCCATCGGCTCAAATAGCGAACTGGAGAAATACAAGGGCCATACCACGGAAATAATAAATGTAGGCAACCGTTTTATCACGCCTGGTTTTATCGATTCGCACGTGCATTTGCTTATGGGCGGTAACAGCTTGCTGAACGTTGAACTCCGCGATGCGCAAACACCGGAAGAGTTTACCCGGCGCATCGCCGATTTTGCCGAAACCATAGACCCGGGAACCTGGATCATGGAAGGCAATTGGGACCATACCCTTTGGGGTGGTGAACTGCCAAAAAAAGAATGGATAGACCCCTATACACAGAACAATCCCGTAGCTGTCTACCGTCTTGACGGACATATGGTCTTTGCCAATTCCGCCGCCCTCGATTTTGCAGGTATAGACAAAGACACCCCTGACGTCCCTAATGGCGAGATCGTAAGGGATGATAAGGGCATACCGACGGGAATTTTAAAGAGTAATGCTATGGGACTTTTACTCGACAAGATTCCTCCACTGACCAAAACACAAAAGAAAAAGGCCCTTAAAGAAGCTTCGCATTACTTTTTGTCGCACGGTGTGACCTCCGTACACGATGTGGATAGTTTGGGCACCGCCGAAGTAGCCCAAGAATTGCTGGATTCAGGGGAACTCTCCCTACGTATTTATTCAGCAAAACCACTGAACCGATGGAAAGAAGCCCAAAGAAAAATAAGCTCAGACGAACTTTGGTTAAAAACAGGAATAGTCAAGGGCTTTATCGATGGGTCCCTGGGATCACATACCGCTTCCTTTATGGAACCCTATACCGACAAACCCGCCGACAATGGATTATTTATTAACAGTGAAGCGAATCTATACCAATGGATTTCGGAGGCCGACAAGGCCGGCCTTCACATTCAGGTCCACGCCATAGGCGATAATGCCATTCACACCTTATTGGAAATCTATGAACGCATCGTCAAGGAAAACGGAAAAAAGGAACGCCGACTGCGCATTGAACATGCCCAGCACATCTCAAAACAAGACCTACACCGATTTGGCGAACTAGACATCATTGCCAGCGTGCAACCCTATCACGCCATTGATGATGGAATATGGGCCGAAACCTTGATCGGGCCCGAACGGGTCAAGACCACCTACGCCTTTCAATCGCTCTTGGATGCTAAAACTATATTGGCCTTTGGCAGTGATTGGCCAGTGGCCCCCGGCAATCCTCTAACCGGTATATATGCCGCCGTTACCCGAAATACCTTAGATGGCAAAAACCCGAATGGCTGGGTGCCGGAACAAAAAATAAGTACGGAAGAGGCCTTGCGGGCCTATACCAAAAATGGGGCCTACGCCTCTTTTGACGAAACGGTAAAGGGCACTCTTGAACCCGGAAAACTAGCGGATTTCGTCATCTTAAGCGAGGACATACAAAAAATAGACCCAAAGA
- a CDS encoding M28 family metallopeptidase, with amino-acid sequence MTKNLLKFLVLALYISCNTENKNAEKPVEIDQATLAKHIERLASDAFLGRKPFTEGEVKTVNYLKDEFEKLGLSPGNGDSYFQEVPMVEIDGSPSEKMVISGKDGSFDLKVLSDFVATTSQVKTEIGLDRSELVFAGYGIVAPEYGWNDYEGIDWKGKTAVVLVNDPGFQSGDSTLFKGNAMTYYGRWTYKYEEAARQGADGVIIVHDTEPASYGWNVVESGWSGAKLIIESDLPLLKVESWVNQESAQKIFDASIMKGEDYKVLARSKGFEPIPLGLDVSVSIQNKIKKDVSKNVIALIPGTEKKDEVIIYSAHWDHLGVGKPIDGDSIYNGAIDNASGTAGLLAIAEAFKKNGPTKRSVAFIAVTAEEQGLLGSAYYAENPIFDPKKTVANINMDALGSPGKMKDLTITGYGQSEMDKYAEEAALEQGRYIIPDPHAEKGYFFRSDHFNFAKIGIPALYASGSYEGFDQSMESIKATLDDYNTHKYHQPSDEYDPETTELSGVSFDLQLFFEVGRKLANETYFPKWYEGSEFKAARE; translated from the coding sequence ATGACCAAGAATCTCTTGAAATTTTTAGTACTCGCCTTATATATAAGCTGTAATACGGAAAATAAAAACGCCGAAAAACCGGTGGAGATAGACCAAGCCACCTTGGCCAAACATATAGAACGTCTGGCTTCGGATGCCTTTTTAGGGAGAAAGCCCTTTACCGAAGGCGAGGTAAAGACCGTAAATTATTTAAAGGATGAATTTGAAAAACTCGGACTTTCACCGGGTAACGGCGATAGCTACTTTCAAGAGGTGCCCATGGTAGAAATCGATGGAAGCCCTTCGGAAAAAATGGTGATATCGGGAAAAGACGGAAGCTTTGACCTCAAGGTCCTGAGCGATTTTGTGGCCACCACCAGCCAGGTGAAGACCGAAATCGGCCTTGACCGCTCCGAGCTGGTCTTTGCCGGCTACGGCATCGTGGCCCCCGAATACGGGTGGAACGATTACGAAGGTATCGACTGGAAAGGAAAGACCGCCGTGGTCTTGGTCAACGACCCGGGATTTCAATCGGGCGACTCTACCTTGTTCAAGGGAAACGCCATGACCTATTACGGGCGTTGGACCTACAAATATGAGGAGGCCGCAAGACAAGGGGCCGACGGGGTTATTATCGTTCACGATACCGAACCGGCTTCCTATGGATGGAACGTGGTCGAATCGGGTTGGAGCGGGGCCAAATTGATCATTGAAAGCGACCTGCCCCTCTTAAAGGTCGAGTCTTGGGTAAACCAAGAAAGCGCCCAAAAGATCTTCGATGCCTCCATCATGAAAGGGGAAGACTATAAGGTATTGGCCCGAAGCAAGGGCTTTGAACCCATCCCCTTGGGCCTAGACGTTTCCGTTTCCATTCAAAACAAAATCAAGAAAGACGTTTCAAAAAACGTAATCGCCCTTATTCCGGGTACGGAAAAAAAGGACGAGGTCATTATCTACTCGGCCCACTGGGACCACCTTGGCGTAGGTAAGCCCATTGATGGCGATTCCATTTACAACGGTGCCATAGACAATGCATCGGGCACCGCGGGCCTTCTTGCCATTGCCGAGGCCTTCAAGAAAAACGGTCCCACAAAACGTTCCGTCGCCTTTATAGCCGTTACCGCGGAAGAGCAAGGTTTGCTAGGCTCCGCCTACTATGCCGAGAATCCGATTTTCGATCCTAAAAAAACCGTAGCCAATATCAATATGGATGCCTTGGGCAGTCCCGGAAAAATGAAAGACCTGACCATAACGGGTTACGGTCAGTCGGAAATGGACAAATATGCCGAGGAAGCCGCACTGGAACAAGGGCGCTATATTATTCCCGATCCCCATGCCGAAAAGGGCTACTTTTTTAGATCGGACCATTTTAACTTTGCGAAAATCGGTATCCCCGCCCTCTACGCCAGTGGCAGTTACGAAGGTTTCGACCAAAGTATGGAATCGATAAAAGCCACCCTAGACGACTACAACACCCATAAGTACCATCAACCTTCGGATGAATACGATCCCGAAACCACCGAATTGAGTGGGGTAAGCTTCGACCTACAGTTGTTTTTTGAGGTAGGAAGAAAATTGGCCAACGAGACCTATTTTCCGAAATGGTATGAGGGAAGCGAGTTTAAGGCGGCCCGGGAATAG